The following proteins are encoded in a genomic region of Nicotiana sylvestris chromosome 4, ASM39365v2, whole genome shotgun sequence:
- the LOC138889267 gene encoding uncharacterized protein, protein MEIRNDMGVRVYMETKKENKNLGSYHLCISVRDFNMELAITNDSTSASSSGSLNLLEFPSSPAIEEYQSKIITESTQTYIEEGQVYQDKQTVAAAMKNFSVMHKFQFRVKRSSHRIYWLICVAENCKWHFKVTSINDSAMLKIRSFSRQHTCSLLDEIFIQRKRTAVVVGSMVVPKYCDPKTVYTPKDIQTDMLSEHGLNLSYMQAWRAKEKALQFLRGNPSESYNKLPKYFYILEETYPGSVVKLKKAADDCFLYAFVALCTSISGWQHCRPVVVVDGTFLKSAYRGIMLTTSTMDAAGTIFPLAYVVVDSENDASWKWSLSNSRRHMVKKLQSRSYTLDEFNERMLKIEEVDPRVKSYLYDIGYHRWTRVHATVNRTSTMTSNIAESLNAITKEARELPIYDLLEYMRTLLERWTKEKLLKVRASTDHLHTVLDGVKRYIVCLETKKCSCGKFQLDELPCAHALAALRHRKETYENYCSPYYTRKSLLLTYEMPVNPLPDESKWDVPQHILDKVVKPPAGDKRQPERPHKERYKIFDEIKSKKYKVSCENCGGEGHNKRTCKNAPKKK, encoded by the exons ATGGAGATTAGGAATGATATGGGGGTTCGTGTGTATATGGAGACCAAAAAGGAGAATAAGAACTTAGGTTCGTATCATTTATGTATAAGCGTAagagatttcaatatggaattggcaATCACCAACGATAGCACAAGTGCAA GTTCGTCTGGATCCCTAAACTTACTTGAATTTCCATCCTCACCAGCTATAGAGGAATATCAAAGTAAAATAATAACTGAATCTACGCAAACATATATTGAAGAAGGACAAGTTTATCAGGACAAGCAAACTGTAGCTGCTGCAATGAAGAATTTTTCTGTGATGCACAAGTTCCAGTTCAGAGTAAAAAGATCTAGTCATAGAAT CTACTGGCTTATATGCGTTGCTGAAAACTGTAAATGGCACTTCAAGGTAACGTCAATTAATGATTCGGCAATGTTAAAAATAAGGAGTTTCAGCCGACAACACACATGCTCCTTATTGGACGAAATATTCATACAGCGCAAACGTACTGCAGTTGTAGTTGGTAGCATGGTCGTTCCAAAGTATTGTGATCCTAAGACTGTTTACACACCAAAGGACATACAAACCGACATGTTATCCGAACATGGACTGAAcctaagctacatgcaagcatggagagccaaggaaaaggctttacagtttttgagagggaatCCGTCTGAATCCTACAATAAATTacccaaatatttttatattcttgaggAGACTTATCCTGGTTCTGTTGTTAAATTGAAGAAGGCAGCAGATGATTGTTTCTTATacgcatttgttgctctttgtacaTCAATAAGTGGTTGGCAACATTGTAGGCCAGTAGTAGTGGTTGATGGGACATTCTTAAAGTCAGCCTACAGGGGGATTATGCTTACAACAAGCACCATGGATGCAGCAG GTACTATATTTCCCTTGGCATATGTTGTGGTTGATTCTGAAAACGACGCGTCTTGGAAGTGGTCTTTGAGCAATTCGAGGAGGCATATGGTGAAAAAACTTCAAT CACGATCATACACTctggatgaatttaatgaaaggatgttGAAGATTGAAGAGGTAGACCCCCGTGTGAAATCTTACCTATAtgatattggctatcatagatggACAAGAGTACATGCAACGGTAAATAGAACTTCTACTATGACATCAAACATTGCTGAGTCGTTGAATGCTATAACAAAAGAGGCAAGAGAGCTGCCAATATATGATCTATTAGAGTATATGAGGACGCTTCTTGAACGTTGGACGAAAGagaagttattaaag gtgagggcttcaacagaTCATTTACATACTGTGTTAGATGGTGTGAAGCGGTACATTGTGTGTCTAGAAACCAAGAAATGTAGCTGCGGaaaattccaacttgatgaacttCCATGTGCGCATGCTTTGGCAGCATTAAGGCACAGGAAGGAAACATACGAAAACTATTGCTCTCCGTATTACACAAGGAAGAGCCTTCTGCTTACCTATGAAATGCCAGTAAATCCTCTTCCTGATGAAAGCAAATGGGATGTGCCACAACATATTTTGGATAAGGTAGTAAAGCCACCTGCGGGAGATAAAAGGCAGCCAGAGAGACCTCACAAGGAAAGATATAAAATATTTGATGAAATAAAGTCAAAGAAGTACAAGGTGTCATGTGAAAATTGTGGAggtgaagggcataa